The Candidatus Zixiibacteriota bacterium genome contains a region encoding:
- a CDS encoding VOC family protein gives MRKKNPPPVGKIVWTDLTVKDAAKIRDFYRRVVGWKMGKVPMGGYDDFVMFPPENKEPAAGICHKRGENAKLPSCWMIYISVADADKSARECKKRGGKVLVEPKDMGSYGRYCVIKDPSGAVAALIAAPK, from the coding sequence CCCCCGCCGGTAGGCAAGATTGTTTGGACCGATTTAACGGTGAAAGATGCCGCTAAAATACGCGATTTTTACCGCCGCGTGGTCGGCTGGAAAATGGGCAAAGTTCCGATGGGCGGCTATGATGACTTTGTGATGTTTCCGCCGGAGAATAAAGAACCGGCCGCCGGAATCTGCCACAAAAGAGGAGAAAATGCCAAACTCCCTTCCTGCTGGATGATTTATATATCGGTTGCCGATGCAGACAAAAGCGCCCGGGAGTGCAAAAAACGGGGCGGAAAAGTATTGGTGGAGCCGAAAGATATGGGAAGTTACGGCAGGTATTGCGTGATTAAAGACCCCTCGGGCGCCGTGGCGGCATTGATAGCGGCGCCGAAATAG